Part of the Pseudoxanthobacter soli DSM 19599 genome is shown below.
CTGATCGGCCATGCCTTCGGCTGGCGCGCCACGTTCCTGATGGTCGCGGCGATGGGGGCCGTCGCCGTCCTCGGCGTTCTCGCGGGCGTGGACCGAAAGGCCGGTTCGGCGGTTGCGGTGCCGGGCATCGGCGAGCGGCTGGCCGTGGCGCGCACGGGCGCCGTGCTGCGCCTGCTGGCGGTCACGCTGTTCTGGTCCATCGGTGCCTATACCGCCTATCCCTATATCGCGCCCTATCTCGCCGCGGTGCTCGGCTTCGCGGACCGGGGCATCGGCGCGACGGTGTCGCTCTGGGGCCTGTTCGCGGCGCTCGGCGTGTTCTCCGGCGGCGCCCTGTCGGACCGTTTCGGCCCCGCCCGTGTCGCCGCTTTCTCGCTGGTCGCGCTCGGCCTCGCGTTCGCGGCCCTCGCCATCGCGACGGGGTTGCCGCAGACCGCCGCACGGGCCGTCGTGATCGGCGCGGTGGCCGGCTGGGGGTTCAGCGTCTGGGCGTTCTTTCCGGCGCAGATGTCCCGGCTCATCGTCGCCGGCGGTGCCGGGCAGGCGTCCGTCGCGCTCTCGCTCAATACGTCGACGATGTATTTCGGCTTCTCGATCGGCAGCGCCATGGGCGCCGGGGTCGTCGGCTACGGCGCGATCTGGATGATCGGCGCCCTCGCCGCGCTGGCGGAGGGAATCGCCGTCCTGCTCGACCGCCGTCATTCCGCCGCGCCGCCCCGCTGAACGCCCGCCGCCGGGCTTCCGACGGTTCGCGAACAAATGGGCATGGCGCGGGTTATGGCCGGATGGCCCCCGCGTCCGCACCCGCACGGGCAGGTGCTTCCGGCGGGGTCGCGGCGACGGGACCCCCTCCATGCTTTCTCTGTTTCAGCTCCTGGCCGGTCTTCTCACGGTGACCGCCACCTTCGCGTGGCTCAACCATCGGGTGCTCCGGCTTCCGGACAGCATCGGCCTGCTGGTGATGGGGCTCGGGGCGTCGCTGACGCTGATCGCCATCGAGATCGTGTTTCCCGATACGCACCTTTACGCCACGCTGGCCACAGGCCTGCAGCAGATCGATTTCTACGAGGCCGTCATGCACGGCATGCTCGCCTTCCTGCTGTTCGCCGGGGCGCTGCACGTGGACTTCGGCCGCTTGCGGCGCCGCGCACCCGTGGTGGGCGCCTTCGCCACCCTCGGGGTCGCCCTGTCCAGCCTCATCATCGCCGCCGGCCTGTGGCTCGGCACCGAGGCCCTCGGCATGCCGATCGGCTTCGCCTGGTCGCTCGTCTTCGGTGCGCTGATCGCCCCCACGGATCCGGTCGCCGTCCTGTCGACGCTGCGCTCGGTCAATGTTCCGGAGAAGCTCGAAACCGACATGACCGGCGAGGCGCTTTTCAACGACGGCGTCGCGGTCGTGCTTTTCACCATCACGCTCCAGATGGCCGCGGGGAGCGAAGGGGCTTCCCGATTCGCGCACATCGCGCAGATGCTGGTGCTGGAGGCGGGCGGCGGTGCGCTCCTGGGCCTCGCGACCGGCTATGTCGCCTATCGGGCGATGCGCGCCATCGACGACTATTCGATCGAGGTGATGATCTCGCTCGCGCTGGTGACCGCCACCTATGCGCTGGCCGACGCCTTCCACATGAGCGGGCCGATCGCGGTGGTGGTGGCCGGTGTGCTCATCGGCAATCGCGGCGTCGCCTGTGCCATGAGCGACCGCACGAGACGCTACATCTTCGGCTTCTGGACTCTGGTGGACGACATCCTCAATGCCGTGCTGTTCCTGCTGATCGGGCTGGAAGTGCTGGTGCTGAACTTCAACCCGGCCATGGCCTGGGTGGGCCTTATCGCCGTCCCTCTGGTGCTGGTGGGCCGTTTCATCTCCGTGGCGGTTTCCGTCTCGCTCCTCGCCCGCTGGCAGAGCTTCGCCAAGGGCACCCTTGCCGTTCTCACGTGGGGCGGCGTGCGCGGCGGAATTTCGGTGGCGCTCGCGCTTTCGCTCACGGGCACACCGGCGCGTTCTCCGCTGCTCGCCGCCACCTATGCGGTCGTCCTGTTCACCATTCTGGTGCAGGGCCTCACCCTCGGATGGGTCGTCCGCAAGACGGCGGTGGTGCAGGAAGGAGGGCCGCGCGGTGGCCCGTCGGACGGGTGAGCGCCGCCGCGTCTCCGTGAGGGTGCGCAGGCGTGAGACGGGCCGCGCGTGCGCGGCCCGAGCTTTGTTGTGTACGCCGGAGCGCCGCCGGTCGCTCGCCGGAGAGCTGTGTCACTCTTCCGGAAGTTGTCTCGCCATCTCCAGGTGCTGCCGCAGTTCGCCGACGGTGTTCGCGGCCCAACCCTTCAGGGCGGCATTGTCGCCCGCCTGGGCATAGCGCTCGAACAGCAGGACGGCGTTCTCGTGAGCGAAGATCTGATCCTTCCGGTATTGCGTGTCGAAGGCCGTGCCCTGCAGCCCCTGCAGCCTCGTCAACATCTGCTTTTGCGCGGCATTCATCGCCGTCGGCAGCTTCACGTTGATGCGGTCGCTGGCGACCATGCCCTTGAGATCCGTCGTGGTTTTGCGATGGGCCTCAATCATCTGGGTCGCGAACGCCCGGGTCGCCGCGCCGGTCGACGGCTGCAGGGCGAGTTCGCTCGATTGAATTTCGAACAGGTCGCCCTGGGCCGCCTGGGTGGCGAATTCCGGGGTCGACGGGTTGGCGCTCACCATGGAATTCATGCCCGCCTGTCCGCCTTCGGTCTGCGCCGCGGCGGGCGTCGCGAGGGTGACGGGGATTGCAAGAGCGAGCGCAAGCGTCGCGAGATGAAAGGTCTTCATCGTCGCCTCCATTCTGGTTCCGGGATTTCGGCACGGGCGGCGAACCCGCTCCGTGATGCCGCCTAATCGCCCGATCCAGCGATAGTTCCTGATCGGTCCGCGCATTCGGAGCGGGTGCGGCCGGGTACAGACCGGCCCACCGCGCCTGCGGTGCCCGTCCGGCGAAGCCGCAGGCGGTGCCGTCTTCCGGACCCATCGGCCGCAAACCGGCGCATGGGTGCGCGGTCGTCCGGGGCCGATCGCAGGCGGGGGCAGCCTGCGGTGGGGAGAGACGCCCGGGCTGACCCGGGCGTTCACCCGGGGGCGGTTCACCAGGCCGGTTGCGAGCTGCCGAGCGCGGCCGCCGGCCTTTCCCACATCAGCGGAAGGCCGCCGACGGTGACGGGACTGCGCAGACGGCGGGCCGGCCCCCATGCCGTGGCCTCCGTTTCCGGCGCGAGATCGCAGGAGGTTTCCGGCGCGATGGCCGCGGTGGCCGGGTCGGCGGGATGGGCGGTGAGCACGGCGGCAACCCGCGCCAGCGAGGTCCGCGCCTGCGTTCCCTCCCCGGTGCGGAGCCGGTGGCCGATGGCCCTGATCGCCGCGGCGGCCATGAGGTATCCGGTGGCGTGGTCGAGCGCCTGAACGGGCAGGGGGGTCGGCCTGTCGCGGCCGAAGCCGCGCATTCCGGCCTCCGCAATGCCCGTGCTCATCTGCACGAGGCTGTCGAAGCCCCGGCGGCCGGCCCAGGGGCCGGTCCAGCCATAGGCGTCGAGGGCCACGTCGATCAGGCCTGGCCGCAGTGCACGGCGGCGGGCTTCATCGAGGCCGAGACCGGCGAGGGCATCCGGGCGATAGCCGTGGACGAGCACGTCCGCATCGGCCAGCAGTTCCTCGAACCGCGCTCTTTGCGCGCCGTCGCGCAGGTCGAGCCGCGCGCAGCTTTTGCCGAGCGTCACCTCCGGCACGACGCCCGGCTCTTCCCACCACGGCGGGTCGATTCTGAGGACCTCCGCCCCGAATCCGGCGAGGAAGCGGGTGGCGATCGGGCCGGCAAGCACGCGGGTGAGATCGAGCACGCGGATGCCCCGCAGCGGCCGTTCGCGGGGCACCGGCCACGCCGGTACCCCGCCGGCCGTCGTCACCTCCCGGGAGAGCAGCGGTTCGGCCGCGACCGCCCGGCCCTGCGGATGGGCGCGCCATTCCTCTTGCGACATCATTGCGGCGGCGCACCCACCGCGCGAAACGACTGCGCTTTCGAGTTCTTCGGCCTGCCACCCGGCGACGGCGTGCGCCACGGCGTCCTTCTGCGCCTCGACGCCGAGGACCGCCAGCGCCGCCTCGCGATGGGCGGGCGCGTTGGTGTGAAGGCGGACCCAGCGGTCCGCCGCGCGGTAGTCGCCGGCGATGGGATCCCACGGCGGCGGCACATTCCAGCCCTCGGGCCTCAGCGAGGTGCCGAACCACAGCGAGGCGAGGCGCCGGTCGACCGTGACCGACGGCGCTTCGTCATGGCGCAGCGCCACGAGTTCGGACACGGCGAGGCCGGCGGCGGCGATGGACGCCGCGGCGAAGTCCGTGACGGCGAAGACGGACGGGAGCGCGCCCGCGCCGGTGAACGCCGCCTTGCGCACGTCGTCGGGCGCGCCGCCGATATCCGACCAGAACCGGGTGAGAAGAGTGTGGGCCAATGTCATGTCGCTTCCTCCAGCCGAGAGGGTCCCGACGTCGCGGCTGTGGTCTGCCTCGCATCCGGCGGCGGAGCCGCAGCGTCGATGGCCAGCGCCGACATCGCGATCAATCCATCGCGGTGGCGCCGGACGCGCTGGCGCCTCGGCTGGGACAGCCGGACGCCTGTCGGGATCACGTGTCGGAGAAGGGTAGCGGTGGCGTCATCCGCGCGGAAATGAAATGGCGTGATGGATGCCATTCAGGACGGTCATGGATCGGCGGCGCGGGAGCGGGAAACGAGGAGGACGAAGCGGAGGGGGAATGGGGCGGCGGCGACGCGCCGCCCCTGCCGTTCAAAGCGCTTCGCCGTCGATGTAGCGCCGCAGGGTTTCCCGCGTGCCGCGCGACCAGATGCTGCGCAGCGCATTGCCGAACGCTTCGATATAGGCCGGATGGGTGCCGATCTCGCCGAAGATGTCGCTCATGGCGAGGAACGCGGCCGGATCCTGCCGGGCGGCGAGGGCCGTCAAGTTCATGCGCTCCCACGCCGGATCGTTCGCGGCGATCGCGGCGCCGCTTTCCGTCGTGCCGGCGCAGTAGCGGCACCAGAACGCCGAGATCAGCGCGAGGCCGGTGACGGGCTTGCCCTGCCGAAGACTATCGAGCACCGTCGGCAGCACATATTGCGGCTGCCGGTTGGAGCCGTCGAAGCAGACGCGGCGGTTGGTGTCGCCGATCTTGGCGTTGCCGAAGCGCTCCACGATCCGCCGCTTGTAGGCGGAAAGGTCCACGTCCGGCACCGGCGGGACCAGGGGGATGATCTCGCTTTCCTGCAGCTTGTCGAAATAGCGGGCGATCTGCGGGTCGAGCATGCCGTCGTGGATGAACTCCATGTCGAGCAGCGCGGCCGGATAGCAGATCGCGGCATGGCCGCCGTTGAGGATGCGGATCTTCATCAGCTCGTAGGGCGCGACGTCCTCGACGAAGGTGACGCCGACCTTTTCCAGCGGCGGCCGGCCGTCGGTGAAGCGGTCCTCGACCACCCACTGGCGGAAGCCCTCGCAGAAGATCGGCATCCGGTCCTCGATGCCGAACTCGCGGCGCAGCCGCTCGCGCTCGCGGTCGCTCGTCACCGGGGTGATGCGGTCGACCATGGTGTTGGGGCAGGACAGCGCCTCCGACACCCAGGCGCCGAATTCGGGATCGATCAGCCCTGCGAAGCCGGTCAGGGCATTGTGGGTGATGTGGCCGTTGCCGGTGATGTTGTCGCACGACAGCACCGTGAACGGCGGATGGCCGGCGGAGCGGCGGGCCTGAAGCGCCTTCAGCATCATGCCGAAGATGGTGCGCGGATGCTCGAAATCCGCGAGGTCGGCGAGGATCGCCGGATCCTGCGCGTTGAACTTTCCGGTCGCGGGGTCGATGTGGTAGCCGCCTTCGGTCACCGTGAGCGAGGCGATGCGGATTTTCGGGTCGGAAAGCCGGGCGACCACGAGATCCGGCCGGGCGGGATCGATGAAGTCGATCATCGAGCCGGTGATGCGCACCTCGGTCTCGTCCGCCTCCTGGGCGACGATGGTGGTGTGGTAGTCCTGCGCGCCGAGGGCCGAGCGCATCGCCTTGTCGGCCTCGCGTACGCCGGCGCCGACGATGGCCCAGTCGTGGCCGAGGCCGAGATTGAACAGGTCGTCCAGATAGACCGCCATGTGGGCGCGGTGGAAATTGCCGACGCCGAAGTGGACGATGCCCGCCTCCATCTTGGAGCGGGCATAGGAGGGGATGCGGGCCTTGTCCGCGAGCGCGGGCAGGTTGGCATCGCTCACGCTCGTCGTCATCGGCCGCACTCCTGCGGCAGTCTGTTGGCCTTCAGAGTCATTGCGTCTCCCCCGTCCTTTTCTTGCCGCGGCCGGAGTCCGGCCGGGATGCATTGGGACGATGAAGATAGGCGCTGCGGCGGTGGGGCGGAACACCTTAATCGGCTCCGGCGGACAGGGTGCGCTGCCGGCGGGGCTTGCCCGCCGATGGATCAGCGCTCGCCCGAGGCCGGCTCCACTTGCGTCGCGCGGAGATTGGCGAGGTCGCGCTTGCTGGTCTCCAGAATCGCCTCGATGGCGCGGCGCGCCCGGGCCGGGTCGCGCAGCCGCACGGCATCCACCACCTCGCCGTGGAGGTCGAGCGCGCCGGCATGGCTCACCGTGGCGCGGTTGGTCAGTTCGAACAGGGCGACCATGGCGGCGCGGATGACACCGGCGAGGCAGGCGAGCACATGGTTGTGGCTCGCGACCAGAAGCGCGGTGTGGAATTCCATGTCGGCCTCCGCGCCGACATCGATGTCGTGAGGCAGCGAAACGCCCATCTGCCGGTAGGCCCGCTCCAGCGCGGCGAGTTCGGCGGCGCTCGCCCGCGTCGCGGCGAGTTCGGCCGCCGCCGGCTCGATGATGCTGCGCGCCTCCATCAGCGAATCGACGAAGCGCGGGTCGTGGAAGTCGCTGCCGACCCAGCCCAGCAGATCCGGGTCGAGCATGTTCCAGGCATTGGCCTGCAGCACCTCGGTGCCGAGGCGCGGCCGCGAGCGCAGCAGCCCCTTCGATTCCAGCACCTTGGTCGCCTCGCGGATGACCGTGCGGCTGACGCCGTATTCGGCGCAGAGATCGGGCTCGCGCGGCAGGAAATCGCCCGGCGGGATCTGGCCGGAGAGAATGCGGCGCGCGAGGCCGGCGACGATTTCCTGGCGCATGCGCGGCTTGCGCCGCCGCGCCACCGGCTTCGCATTCGGGCCGGTTCTGGTCTCGTCGCCGTCGTTCATGGTCGAAGACACGGACGCGCGTCCTCCCTCCTGATGGGCCGGAAGTGAGGCGGGACGTTACATCATATGAATGGAATTGACGAATATGATTTTTGAGCCTTATTTAGGCCGCGCGAGCTTGGAACGGTTCGAGTGACCGCGA
Proteins encoded:
- a CDS encoding MFS transporter; its protein translation is MSEKPAPAAALSVGREATPAASMLPAWFLALGTFAIGTEGFMIAPLLPTIAADLGMSLSATAMLVVAFTLVLGLSSPVLTVLTAGLRRRDVLVLAMAAFAAGNLIAAFASGFGMLLLARILMALMAGLYTPNASALAGVIVPVERRGKALAVVSGGMTIAIALGLPLGSLIGHAFGWRATFLMVAAMGAVAVLGVLAGVDRKAGSAVAVPGIGERLAVARTGAVLRLLAVTLFWSIGAYTAYPYIAPYLAAVLGFADRGIGATVSLWGLFAALGVFSGGALSDRFGPARVAAFSLVALGLAFAALAIATGLPQTAARAVVIGAVAGWGFSVWAFFPAQMSRLIVAGGAGQASVALSLNTSTMYFGFSIGSAMGAGVVGYGAIWMIGALAALAEGIAVLLDRRHSAAPPR
- a CDS encoding cation:proton antiporter, producing MLSLFQLLAGLLTVTATFAWLNHRVLRLPDSIGLLVMGLGASLTLIAIEIVFPDTHLYATLATGLQQIDFYEAVMHGMLAFLLFAGALHVDFGRLRRRAPVVGAFATLGVALSSLIIAAGLWLGTEALGMPIGFAWSLVFGALIAPTDPVAVLSTLRSVNVPEKLETDMTGEALFNDGVAVVLFTITLQMAAGSEGASRFAHIAQMLVLEAGGGALLGLATGYVAYRAMRAIDDYSIEVMISLALVTATYALADAFHMSGPIAVVVAGVLIGNRGVACAMSDRTRRYIFGFWTLVDDILNAVLFLLIGLEVLVLNFNPAMAWVGLIAVPLVLVGRFISVAVSVSLLARWQSFAKGTLAVLTWGGVRGGISVALALSLTGTPARSPLLAATYAVVLFTILVQGLTLGWVVRKTAVVQEGGPRGGPSDG
- a CDS encoding DUF4142 domain-containing protein; translation: MKTFHLATLALALAIPVTLATPAAAQTEGGQAGMNSMVSANPSTPEFATQAAQGDLFEIQSSELALQPSTGAATRAFATQMIEAHRKTTTDLKGMVASDRINVKLPTAMNAAQKQMLTRLQGLQGTAFDTQYRKDQIFAHENAVLLFERYAQAGDNAALKGWAANTVGELRQHLEMARQLPEE
- a CDS encoding CoA transferase; protein product: MTLAHTLLTRFWSDIGGAPDDVRKAAFTGAGALPSVFAVTDFAAASIAAAGLAVSELVALRHDEAPSVTVDRRLASLWFGTSLRPEGWNVPPPWDPIAGDYRAADRWVRLHTNAPAHREAALAVLGVEAQKDAVAHAVAGWQAEELESAVVSRGGCAAAMMSQEEWRAHPQGRAVAAEPLLSREVTTAGGVPAWPVPRERPLRGIRVLDLTRVLAGPIATRFLAGFGAEVLRIDPPWWEEPGVVPEVTLGKSCARLDLRDGAQRARFEELLADADVLVHGYRPDALAGLGLDEARRRALRPGLIDVALDAYGWTGPWAGRRGFDSLVQMSTGIAEAGMRGFGRDRPTPLPVQALDHATGYLMAAAAIRAIGHRLRTGEGTQARTSLARVAAVLTAHPADPATAAIAPETSCDLAPETEATAWGPARRLRSPVTVGGLPLMWERPAAALGSSQPAW
- a CDS encoding mannitol dehydrogenase family protein, translating into MTTSVSDANLPALADKARIPSYARSKMEAGIVHFGVGNFHRAHMAVYLDDLFNLGLGHDWAIVGAGVREADKAMRSALGAQDYHTTIVAQEADETEVRITGSMIDFIDPARPDLVVARLSDPKIRIASLTVTEGGYHIDPATGKFNAQDPAILADLADFEHPRTIFGMMLKALQARRSAGHPPFTVLSCDNITGNGHITHNALTGFAGLIDPEFGAWVSEALSCPNTMVDRITPVTSDRERERLRREFGIEDRMPIFCEGFRQWVVEDRFTDGRPPLEKVGVTFVEDVAPYELMKIRILNGGHAAICYPAALLDMEFIHDGMLDPQIARYFDKLQESEIIPLVPPVPDVDLSAYKRRIVERFGNAKIGDTNRRVCFDGSNRQPQYVLPTVLDSLRQGKPVTGLALISAFWCRYCAGTTESGAAIAANDPAWERMNLTALAARQDPAAFLAMSDIFGEIGTHPAYIEAFGNALRSIWSRGTRETLRRYIDGEAL
- a CDS encoding FadR/GntR family transcriptional regulator; this encodes MSSTMNDGDETRTGPNAKPVARRRKPRMRQEIVAGLARRILSGQIPPGDFLPREPDLCAEYGVSRTVIREATKVLESKGLLRSRPRLGTEVLQANAWNMLDPDLLGWVGSDFHDPRFVDSLMEARSIIEPAAAELAATRASAAELAALERAYRQMGVSLPHDIDVGAEADMEFHTALLVASHNHVLACLAGVIRAAMVALFELTNRATVSHAGALDLHGEVVDAVRLRDPARARRAIEAILETSKRDLANLRATQVEPASGER